The genomic segment GGCTAAGTATGCATTACTTTCATTCGTCTTTCGATTTTGCTCTGCGCTGGGTACCTGTCTGCACACAGGCCTGCTAACCATGAGCATCTCATCACGAAAGTCGCCCAAAGCGTGTCCTCTTTGACATCATGGACAACGCGGAACCCGCATGCATTCAGGTTATGCAGCACCGATAGTTCTAAAGACTTCATCCATCGCCACCACGCAACAACCTCCACCTCGGAAGGTGCCAATTCGTCCGAACTCGAAACTTGCGATTGCCAGCTACCTTGCCTGCATTTCTACGCCGAACAATCCGCATACTTGACCACATTCCCCAACTCTTCACTTCCCGTCTTGTGAGGCGTGCAACCGTTGCCTTGCACCTTGCACCGCCCGATATCCGTGGACTGACAGCATCCTTCTCGTCAGCATCATGTCTCCTCTCATGCGATGCGAGGATGTCCAACCGCTATCCTGCAACTGACGACAGAATGAAAGAACGACTCACAGCCTGATGTCTACAAGGATAGATGTCGTTCAAATTTCCATTTTGCACGCAGTCGCCGAATTGATTGACGGCCGTCCCGCCGTATGATTTCGGAAGGATGCAGGTCTGCAAGTACTGTAAGTTGTAACGCACCAGACGATGCGACCCTTGACGTGTGCTCCACTTACCCAAGCCGCTTGGACACCACCGGCAGCGGCTGCGAGGACGATGGCATAGAGACCGGACTTCATTGTTGCTTTGTGTTTTTGACGAAAGAATCTTGAAACGATTAAACTTCGCAGGACGCAACgacgaagctgaagatgCACGACTCGGGTTCTTATCTTTTTACGAGACGTTCCAGATCGCACAACTAGTCTGATCACACAACTAGTCTGCTGGCACTTCTTCTGCATCCGCCTACACCGCGGCAGCCACGAACCTATCCGGTTCGAGCAAGGAGGCAGACACTTACGAGCTCCTGTGACCTAGTCAATGACCGGTTGTACAATTTTGCTGTGGTCTTGA from the Cercospora beticola chromosome 9, complete sequence genome contains:
- a CDS encoding uncharacterized protein (antiSMASH:Cluster_4); amino-acid sequence: MKSGLYAIVLAAAAGGVQAAWTCILPKSYGGTAVNQFGDCVQNGNLNDIYPCRHQAVSRSFILSSVAG